CAGGATGCATAAACATCAAGTAATTTTTCTCCAAgtctaatataaaaaataaaaagattatttaattgtatatatccatttttcttttatttttttatttacaacttTTGGATATTTCAGCTACTTCCTTATAAAACCTATACATTAAATAGTCATTCAttgatattaattgtaattACTCCAATTTATTTAAGCTATTGTAACGTAAACACCGTTATGCAGCATCCAGTATTATGTATACGATTGGGCGAGGACATCTATATTATTTTACACACTAATCATACACATACGCATATTAAGCAACCCAGGGCCTTGACGATTCACCTCATACGGAGTACGTTAGTAATAATGCTTTATTACAATTTATTGGATCTCTTCAAATACGTAGTAAATTTATAAGGCGTTGAGATTATAACTTCTATATAAGCAGAACAAATCATTGCAAGTCTTCACTAAGGAAAACAAGACCAAAGACTCATATTCAgtataactttctaaaaatatcaATGGAGCCATCCAAACGTTCCCTCTCACGTCTCGAGTCCATGCCTGACGACATGCTGCGGCTCATAGTCTCCAAGGTTGGTGCTTCCTCCTCCGCTGACTACTGTAACACAATGATGGCATGCAAGAGTCTCAATTTCGGCCTAGCCGATCCATTAATTGCCAAAACACTCAACATCACCCCCATGGTGGAGAGACCCAATATCTCTTACGGGTATGGGAAAATGATGGAAAGTCTTTTGGCATCCAACAATCTTGATGCTCATTATGTTAAAGGTATGTGTGAGTACTTCGATCTTGGTAATCCTGATTTGGGACTCTACCACCTTCGTATTGCTTCTAAGGGGGCCCACAAAGAGGCCAAGTACCTTTACGGTGTTCTTCTCATGGCCACGGGTATGATCAGTAAGGGGAAGAAGATACTTTCCAAGTTGACTGAAGATATTGGTCTTGACTCCGTTGAGACAAGCTGGGAGAACGTCCAGGCATCTCTGAGTCATCTTACCGTGGAAATGAAGGAAGTGTACGTGGACTCACTCATAAGCATGGAACCAGAACTCAACTGCCATCCTCCGGGTGTCAACACGGTCTGCTACAAATGTTACCACGCATATCTCATGACAGAGTTTTTTGAGATGGCCTTAGGGCTCAACCCAGCTCCTGCAGCTGCTTGAGGAGATTATCGGTACGCGATGAAGGTGGTTGAACCGGATTCGTGTTTTCGTGttcttttcaaaatttctatctaatctattatatctcttatatattaaaagagaagcattgtagTTAATGCTTTCACACCAAGTTAGACACGTGTCCATTGGAGAGACactctccaaaaaaaaatttccttatTCATCGGTTCTGTAAACAGATTTCGTAGAGAGTTTCCTTACTCTCCCAAAATAAAACCAACTACATGTATCTATAGCTTTTTCAGGAAATTTTGCTATGAGTTCTCACGTAAAGCTAATGCTTCGGAGTTCTCTCTTGTTCCTTCTTACCCAACTTTTACTTCAAACTCACTGTTATAAAAGAAACCTTCGGAGTTCTACATGGTGACCGACTCAGGAAACGACGACCCAGTGACCCCTAAGCCCGGAAAGTTAATACACGATGTGGTTCGAGACGAGCCGCTCTGGATCATCTTCCAACGAGACATGACCATTCATCTCAAATCAGAACTCATCATGAACTCTTTCAAGACCATCGACGGTCGTGGCGCGTCCGTGCACATCGCTGGGGGCCTTGCATGACGATCCAGTACGTGACCAACATTATAATCCACGGGATTCATAAACGTGACTGCAAGCCAGGTGGGAACGCTAAGGTGCGAAGCTCCCCACGACATTAAGGGTGGAGAAGACGGTGATGGTGTGTCGATCTTCAGAGAGAATCATGTTTGGGTTGATCACTGTTCGTTGTCTAACTGTGAAGACTGGCTTAGTGATGCTATAATGGGCTCGACGGTGATTACTCTGTCTAACAATTACATGACGCATCATGGTAAGGTCATGGTGCTTGGTCATAATGAGACTTAGACTCGTGGCAAGAATATGCAAACTATGAGCATGATTGAACTATAAAGAGTATCATTACTCTGTCTAATGTTGTTCTTGAACGTgacttcttcttctcacatAACTTTGTTCTTCAATGTGTCAAACTATGAGCATGCTTGaactataaaaaatatagaagaGTATAGAGAGTCCCGAGAAGAGATAAAACCAAAGGGATTTGTGACACTACAATGTATTCAACGTACCGTTAGTTTGTTACTTGAGAACACCGAAGCATTATGACAACGTTACGTGAGAATTCCGTAATTCTGAAGACAAACAGAACCGAACCGGTCGGTTCCCAGTTTGTAAGTGTATTGAAATCTGCGAATATAACCAATTCGTTGGTTGCTGGCCAAGgcaaaaaatatatgattttcaaCGAAGATAACCGTGTTTGGCAATATAATTAAATCATTTTGTGCAGGCCAAggcaaaaatatttgataataaattcgattttaatGGAGGAAACTAAGTTACAAGCCTTAGGATTTTACTCTTATATAACACACACGTACCAAAACCATTATTACTCATCTCAATCACACAAAACCTAAATACTCTTCCCTCATTCTTCTATAATGGCTGCGATAACTGCGAAGTACCGTCGTTTATCGCGTGGGGACGAAAAGAGACAATGTCTGCGAAGTACCGTCGTTTATCGCGTGGGGACGAAACCCTCGACGGTTTCAATCggcattatttttttgtttttttaacaccAGTCGTATTTTTTTCTCTTCGCTAAATCACTTCCAAGTTAAGGGCCATAATTTAGAAAACATTTTTAAGAAtctgagccaaaaaaaaaactaaaatatgatttaaaatgttaggctttatttgttttgaagcagacgctattataaaatatatgttgaaccattaaaatattatttcaaaaatgatTGGGCcaatttataacataatataaggATAAATTCATCAGGCTCAATTTGTATATGTACTAATGTTATTGTTTATGTATACAATTAGATTTTctgtatatgaaaaaaaaaattaaaggacgaatcaattttatttttaattaattttatgtaagCATATTAACTTCCGATTGTTATATTGACCAAAACAGTGGTTTCTATATTAATTAAtggtatgtttatatatttatcaatcacttttttatttttacatatacatatatatatatatgtaatttaagTGAATACTTATACAGTTAAATGTTTACCGTAAGTGAGCTTTCTAAATCTATAgcaattttgaaaacaaaaaacagaatTTTAATGGTTCATTTGACTATTAACTAAATTGTAatgaaatgtattttttaaattctttttttccgCAACAATTATCTCGAattgatttaattttgcatctgtttagaaatttgaatatgatATGAAAGCTTAACATCAATATTGTCTAAACTTCATATAACATGAAACCAAATAAGTAGTTATAGTCTTCCGGTTATGACCATaaaatcaaaaacttcaactaTATTAACGTCGCCAATCTTTATCCTCCTCATTAACACCCGAAACAATCAATGCAAAACAAACTAATATCCAAATTAATcagatttaatgtttttttatctcgcaaaatacaaatttaatcatctcattccgcgcaaggcgcgggttatcacctagtgGAATTTATtccatgagttttttttttaatatattctctGTCGTGTTGAGTTTATGCTCAATAATTTCAGTTATATGCTTTGGTATTTTCAATATTCCATGTCATGTTGAGTTTAGGCTCAGTACTTTaagatttatgttttaattcataattaataaaaaaacccagaaaaaaatgttaatttccCAATTAAGTAAACAACAAAACTCATCAA
The window above is part of the Brassica napus cultivar Da-Ae chromosome C3, Da-Ae, whole genome shotgun sequence genome. Proteins encoded here:
- the LOC106393036 gene encoding F-box protein At2g35280-like; the encoded protein is MEPSKRSLSRLESMPDDMLRLIVSKVGASSSADYCNTMMACKSLNFGLADPLIAKTLNITPMVERPNISYGYGKMMESLLASNNLDAHYVKGMCEYFDLGNPDLGLYHLRIASKGAHKEAKYLYGVLLMATGMISKGKKILSKLTEDIGLDSVETSWENVQASLSHLTVEMKEVYVDSLISMEPELNCHPPGVNTVCYKCYHAYLMTEFFEMALGLNPAPAAA
- the LOC111209450 gene encoding probable pectate lyase 18, encoding MVTDSGNDDPVTPKPGKLIHDVVRDEPLWIIFQRDMTIHLKSELIMNSFKTIDGRGASVGTLRCEAPHDIKGGEDGDGVSIFRENHVWVDHCSLSNCEDWLSDAIMGSTVITLSNNYMTHHGKVMVLGHNET